One window of Oscillatoria salina IIICB1 genomic DNA carries:
- a CDS encoding cation:proton antiporter domain-containing protein yields the protein MEQILKWLPDSPIVGFTILLLVILILPPIFERLRLPGLVGLLVAGVCLGPDGLGLLSAESETMKLLSDIGKIYLMFVAGLEIDLAEFRKTKNRSLTFGFATFIIPLIGGASVGLALGMGWNASILIGSLLASHTLLGYPIVNRLGVTNNEAVTVSIGATIFTDISALLILAICVSIHAGDFSAVSLVSQLGALAIYSVIVLFGFGWAGKEYFRRTGDEESNQFLFVLLAVFLASVGAQIINVDKIVGAFLAGLAVNDVVGGSPVEEKIEFVGSTLFIPFFFVDMGLLLNVSGFVNTLTTELLLTGAIVGVLISCKFLAAFITKQCFGYNWNETMTMWSLSLPQVAATLAAALVGLNAGLIPDSVFNTVIVLMLVTAILGPVLTARFARKLPLPKTKLDSKTAMWGVTNDVESSISSRDIEFNLEKQNSTLAIADSTDLAVVPRTVPTHTNQPTSSNPPFTVLVPVSNPHTERYLVEMGARLARHESGMVVPLSIAKAHVHMDEPELELEIAKSQRLLERATAVAEEFQVKAKTIVRVDDDVSYGISRAGKEQDASLIVMGWSPTTSLQARLFGNVINSVFWSAHCPVAVMRLLEEPINIRQILVPVKNITPQTLRTIRFAQLFADTNKAQITCLHVGSRAMTAEQIYIFESELAEILSQSHPQVDLIIKTIRSDEPAEAILKAARSFDLVILRSLRRRTVAGLAVSDVTTRVISQLSSSLILFGEPNSPHWIGVDNYLA from the coding sequence ATGGAACAAATACTTAAGTGGCTGCCAGATAGTCCAATTGTCGGTTTCACAATCCTGCTTTTAGTTATTTTGATACTCCCGCCTATTTTTGAACGTCTTCGATTACCAGGATTGGTAGGTTTATTGGTTGCTGGAGTTTGTTTGGGACCTGACGGTTTAGGATTGCTCAGTGCTGAATCAGAAACCATGAAATTGCTTTCAGACATTGGGAAAATTTATCTCATGTTTGTCGCAGGATTAGAAATAGATTTAGCAGAATTTCGCAAAACTAAAAATCGTTCTTTGACTTTTGGTTTTGCTACGTTTATAATTCCTTTAATCGGTGGTGCCAGCGTTGGTTTAGCATTGGGAATGGGCTGGAATGCTTCGATTTTAATTGGTTCATTACTTGCTTCCCATACCCTTTTAGGTTATCCAATCGTTAACCGTTTAGGAGTAACAAATAACGAAGCAGTAACTGTTAGTATTGGCGCCACAATTTTCACTGATATTTCCGCTTTGCTCATTCTAGCAATCTGTGTTTCTATTCATGCCGGTGATTTTTCTGCTGTTAGTTTAGTTAGCCAACTAGGAGCTTTAGCAATTTACTCAGTTATTGTGTTATTTGGTTTTGGTTGGGCTGGAAAAGAATATTTTCGCCGCACGGGAGACGAAGAAAGCAATCAATTTTTGTTTGTTCTCTTAGCAGTATTTTTAGCATCTGTAGGAGCGCAAATAATAAATGTTGATAAAATTGTCGGTGCCTTTTTAGCTGGTTTAGCAGTGAATGATGTAGTCGGAGGCTCTCCAGTAGAAGAAAAAATTGAGTTTGTTGGCAGCACTTTATTTATTCCCTTTTTCTTTGTTGATATGGGATTGCTGCTAAATGTTTCTGGTTTTGTTAATACTTTGACAACAGAATTGTTATTAACTGGGGCAATTGTGGGAGTGTTAATTAGTTGCAAATTTTTAGCTGCTTTTATTACTAAACAATGCTTCGGTTATAACTGGAACGAAACGATGACAATGTGGTCTTTGTCTTTACCACAAGTAGCAGCAACTTTAGCAGCCGCTTTGGTAGGTTTAAATGCTGGCTTGATTCCGGATTCTGTGTTCAATACTGTAATTGTTTTGATGTTGGTGACAGCAATTCTCGGACCAGTTTTGACAGCTCGTTTTGCGAGAAAATTACCGCTACCAAAAACAAAATTAGACAGCAAAACGGCTATGTGGGGAGTTACAAACGATGTCGAATCTAGTATTTCTTCTCGCGACATTGAATTTAATTTAGAGAAGCAAAATTCAACATTAGCGATCGCTGATAGCACAGATTTGGCTGTAGTCCCGCGTACTGTCCCTACCCACACCAATCAACCTACTTCCTCTAATCCTCCTTTTACCGTCTTGGTACCAGTTTCTAATCCCCACACAGAAAGGTATTTAGTAGAAATGGGTGCAAGGTTAGCGCGTCATGAGTCAGGAATGGTCGTACCCTTATCGATCGCTAAAGCTCATGTTCACATGGATGAACCAGAATTGGAACTAGAGATCGCTAAAAGTCAACGTCTTTTAGAACGCGCAACGGCTGTAGCTGAGGAGTTTCAAGTTAAAGCGAAAACAATCGTCCGAGTTGATGACGATGTTTCTTATGGTATCAGTCGTGCTGGCAAAGAACAAGACGCGAGTTTAATTGTGATGGGTTGGAGTCCGACAACCAGCTTACAAGCTCGTTTGTTTGGTAATGTCATTAATAGCGTCTTTTGGTCTGCTCATTGTCCAGTAGCAGTAATGCGACTGCTAGAAGAACCAATTAACATTCGCCAAATTTTAGTCCCTGTCAAAAATATTACCCCTCAAACCTTAAGAACAATTAGGTTTGCTCAATTATTCGCCGATACTAACAAAGCCCAAATTACCTGTTTGCACGTCGGCTCTCGCGCGATGACTGCTGAACAAATCTACATATTTGAGTCAGAACTTGCTGAAATTCTTAGTCAAAGTCACCCCCAAGTAGATTTAATCATCAAAACTATTCGCAGTGACGAGCCTGCTGAGGCAATTCTTAAAGCCGCTCGTTCATTCGATCTCGTAATTTTGCGATCGCTCCGTCGTCGGACTGTGGCGGGATTAGCGGTTAGTGACGTAACTACTAGAGTAATTTCCCAACTAAGTTCTTCCTTGATTTTGTTTGGTGAACCTAATTCTCCTCATTGGATAGGTGTTGACAACTATCTTGCGTGA
- the bicA gene encoding bicarbonate transporter BicA, translating to MQLTNRIHFRNLKGDIFGGLTAAVIALPMALAFGVASGAGAAAGLWGAVLVGFFAALFGGTPTLISEPTGPMTVIMTAVIASLTAADPDNGLAMAFTVVMMAGVFQIIFGVLRLGKYVTLMPYTVVSGFMSGIGIILIILQLGPFLGQASPKGGVIGTIQNLPTLINNISLPETILAAIAVAIIVLMPTKWKRIVPPQLAALIIGTAVSLFFFQGVEIRRIGEISAGLPSLQLPYFTPSQFRVMLVDALVLGMLGCIDALLTSVVADSLTRTHHNSDKELIGQGLGNLASGLFGGIAGAGATMGTVVNIQSGGRTALSGLTRAFVLLIVVLWAAPLTATIPMAVLAGIALKVGIDIIDWSFLKRAHKISVKGSLIMYSVILLTVFVDLIVAVGVGVFIANILTIDRLTQLQANDVKTVTDADDEILLSPEERQLLDRAENRVLLFHLSGPMIFGVAKAIAREQTAMVDHDVLIVDLSDVPILGVTSSLAIENTIQDAIDKGRHVFIVGAEGKIKKRLEKLGIWSILPPNHVGISRLEALQQALALVNINDSYTNTTETPLNLESKVL from the coding sequence ATGCAACTCACTAATCGCATTCATTTTCGCAACCTAAAAGGGGATATCTTCGGCGGACTAACTGCCGCAGTTATCGCCCTGCCGATGGCACTAGCCTTCGGTGTTGCCTCCGGAGCCGGGGCTGCGGCTGGGCTTTGGGGAGCAGTATTAGTGGGCTTTTTTGCTGCCTTATTCGGTGGTACTCCGACCTTAATTTCCGAGCCCACCGGACCAATGACTGTCATCATGACAGCAGTAATTGCTAGTTTGACAGCAGCCGACCCCGACAACGGCTTGGCGATGGCATTCACCGTCGTAATGATGGCGGGAGTATTCCAAATTATTTTTGGAGTTTTGCGGCTGGGGAAATATGTCACCTTGATGCCTTATACAGTAGTTTCCGGTTTCATGTCCGGGATTGGCATTATCCTGATTATTCTTCAGCTTGGACCGTTTCTAGGACAGGCATCACCGAAAGGTGGCGTAATCGGGACAATTCAAAACTTACCCACACTAATTAATAACATTAGTCTTCCCGAAACGATTTTAGCGGCGATCGCGGTAGCCATTATCGTCTTAATGCCCACTAAATGGAAGCGTATCGTTCCTCCCCAATTAGCCGCTTTAATTATTGGTACTGCGGTATCGTTATTCTTCTTCCAAGGTGTAGAGATTCGACGCATCGGCGAAATTTCTGCTGGTTTGCCTAGTTTGCAACTACCTTACTTCACTCCCAGTCAGTTTCGAGTCATGCTCGTCGATGCCTTAGTTCTCGGAATGCTGGGCTGTATCGATGCCTTACTTACTTCCGTAGTTGCCGATAGTTTAACTCGTACCCATCACAACTCAGACAAAGAATTAATTGGGCAAGGACTGGGCAACCTCGCTTCCGGATTATTCGGCGGTATTGCTGGTGCTGGAGCAACAATGGGAACCGTCGTTAACATTCAAAGTGGTGGTCGCACCGCACTTTCAGGCTTAACCCGCGCCTTTGTTTTACTCATCGTTGTCCTTTGGGCTGCACCTCTGACTGCGACAATTCCGATGGCAGTTTTAGCAGGTATCGCCCTCAAAGTTGGTATTGACATCATCGACTGGAGTTTCCTCAAACGCGCTCATAAAATCTCGGTGAAAGGCTCATTGATTATGTATAGCGTAATCTTACTCACAGTCTTCGTCGATTTGATTGTTGCAGTTGGAGTTGGAGTATTTATCGCTAATATCTTAACTATCGATCGCCTGACCCAACTACAAGCTAACGATGTCAAAACTGTCACCGATGCTGACGACGAAATCTTACTTTCTCCCGAAGAAAGACAATTGCTCGATCGCGCTGAGAATCGAGTCCTCTTGTTCCACCTTAGCGGTCCGATGATTTTTGGAGTAGCGAAAGCGATCGCTCGCGAACAAACAGCAATGGTCGATCACGATGTTCTCATTGTAGACCTTAGTGATGTTCCCATCTTAGGTGTAACTTCTTCACTCGCCATTGAAAACACGATTCAAGATGCCATTGATAAAGGTCGTCACGTCTTCATCGTCGGTGCTGAAGGCAAAATTAAGAAACGCTTAGAAAAACTAGGTATTTGGTCAATACTTCCCCCAAATCACGTCGGAATCAGTCGTTTAGAAGCACTACAACAAGCACTAGCTTTGGTGAATATTAACGATTCCTACACCAATACTACTGAAACACCACTCAATTTGGAATCAAAGGTGTTGTAA
- a CDS encoding cation:proton antiporter produces MSMTSLAWQNLTNPLLATATDPGNSPMILTGVLLSLVVIYVASKLGGELSKALDLPPVLGELVAGVIVGVSALHLLMFPEVGAEASDSVIMTVLQAIGNLSPESVSSIFETQSEVISVLAELGVIILLFEIGLESDLRELQKVGYQAAVVAVVGVVAPFAAGTIGLMFFFNVPAIPAIFAGAALTATSIGITSKVLSELGYLKSREGQIIVGAAVIDDVLGIIVLAVVASLAKTGEVDIVNLIYLMTSASVFLLGSIFLGKFFNKSFVAIAERLQTRGNLVIPAFTFAFLMAFLANAIHLEAILGAFAAGLVLDETDKRKELDKQVIPIADILVPIFFVSVGAKADLGVLNPAIPTNRQGLVIAAFLLVVAIIGKVITGWSVTGKTPINRLAIGVGMIPRGEVGLVFAGIGSASGVLSKPLEAAIIIMVILTTFLAPPFLRLALKNTTEEEDVLESFEEADIAK; encoded by the coding sequence ATGAGCATGACTTCTCTAGCTTGGCAAAACCTTACCAATCCTTTACTAGCAACGGCAACCGATCCGGGAAATTCGCCGATGATTTTAACCGGAGTGCTACTAAGTTTAGTTGTGATTTATGTTGCTAGTAAACTCGGTGGCGAGTTATCAAAAGCGCTAGATTTACCTCCAGTCTTAGGCGAATTAGTCGCTGGTGTAATTGTCGGTGTTTCCGCCTTGCATCTGCTAATGTTTCCCGAAGTTGGTGCCGAAGCTAGCGACTCAGTTATTATGACAGTTCTCCAGGCGATCGGCAATTTAAGTCCTGAATCTGTCAGCAGTATTTTTGAAACGCAAAGCGAAGTAATTTCGGTTTTGGCGGAATTAGGCGTAATTATTCTGCTGTTTGAAATTGGTTTAGAGTCAGACTTGCGGGAATTGCAAAAAGTCGGCTATCAAGCAGCAGTTGTCGCTGTAGTTGGTGTAGTTGCGCCTTTTGCTGCGGGAACTATTGGTTTAATGTTCTTTTTTAATGTTCCGGCAATTCCTGCTATTTTTGCAGGTGCAGCTTTAACTGCTACCAGCATTGGAATTACTTCCAAAGTTCTCTCTGAATTAGGCTATCTCAAGTCAAGAGAAGGTCAAATTATTGTTGGCGCCGCAGTGATTGATGATGTCTTGGGAATTATCGTTTTGGCAGTAGTAGCAAGTTTAGCCAAAACTGGCGAAGTTGATATTGTCAACTTGATTTATTTGATGACAAGTGCCAGTGTTTTTCTCCTCGGTTCGATTTTTCTGGGGAAATTTTTCAACAAATCTTTTGTCGCGATCGCTGAAAGATTACAAACACGCGGAAATTTAGTTATTCCTGCTTTTACCTTTGCTTTCTTAATGGCATTTCTCGCTAATGCAATTCATCTGGAAGCAATTCTGGGCGCCTTCGCTGCTGGTTTAGTTCTTGATGAAACTGATAAGCGCAAAGAACTTGATAAACAGGTAATTCCCATCGCTGATATCTTAGTTCCAATTTTCTTTGTGAGTGTGGGCGCAAAAGCTGATTTAGGTGTTCTCAATCCAGCGATTCCCACTAATAGACAAGGATTAGTAATTGCGGCTTTTCTGCTTGTTGTCGCAATTATTGGTAAGGTAATTACAGGTTGGTCAGTTACAGGTAAAACACCAATTAATCGTTTAGCAATTGGTGTAGGAATGATTCCTAGAGGTGAAGTTGGACTGGTTTTTGCTGGGATTGGTTCGGCGAGTGGTGTACTTAGTAAACCTTTGGAAGCCGCAATTATTATCATGGTCATTCTGACAACTTTCTTGGCACCTCCTTTCTTAAGATTGGCATTGAAAAATACAACAGAGGAAGAAGATGTTTTGGAATCTTTTGAGGAAGCAGATATCGCGAAATAA